From the Pirellulales bacterium genome, one window contains:
- a CDS encoding DUF5615 family PIN-like protein, whose product MLFLADESSDFSVARALRAAGHDVTTVADILPRADDQHVLDLARREQRILLTEDKDFGQLVYADQQASGGVILMRYPANARTALPGDVVQLVADRGPDLVGRFVVMKPGRYRLGSKKP is encoded by the coding sequence GTGCTGTTTTTGGCCGACGAAAGTTCCGATTTTTCGGTAGCCCGCGCATTGCGCGCCGCCGGGCACGACGTGACAACTGTCGCCGACATTTTGCCTCGCGCTGATGATCAACACGTGTTGGATCTCGCGCGACGTGAACAACGCATCTTGCTGACGGAAGACAAGGACTTCGGGCAGCTCGTCTATGCGGATCAGCAAGCATCCGGCGGCGTGATCCTGATGCGCTATCCGGCAAACGCGCGGACCGCGCTGCCCGGCGATGTTGTTCAACTTGTCGCGGATCGCGGGCCAGATCTCGTTGGCCGGTTCGTGGTGATGAAACCGGGCCGATACCGGCTAGGTTCCAAAAAGCCCTGA
- a CDS encoding sulfatase/phosphatase domain-containing protein, whose protein sequence is MREGKLTTFEGGVREPCLARWPGKVPASRVCDEIVSTMDLCVTIAGLAGAKLPDVKFDGIDIAPLLFGQQGAKGRDVFWYYSGDEPHAVRQGDWKPHLPHEYLTVAGEPGKGGKSSNYGQLKPQSIELSGIRGIASRHGYRVEKIGLSLYNLHDDPREARNVAEQHRNVVERLQAVVAAARADQAIRSPACRPRTSGRMAMPARIDVPTSRADNVVVLARNRDWTGSQNGVRESDVVLERT, encoded by the coding sequence CTGCGCGAGGGCAAGCTCACCACCTTCGAAGGCGGCGTGCGCGAGCCCTGCCTGGCGCGCTGGCCGGGCAAAGTTCCCGCCAGCCGCGTCTGCGATGAAATCGTCTCCACGATGGACCTCTGCGTGACGATTGCCGGGCTTGCCGGCGCCAAGCTGCCCGACGTGAAGTTCGACGGCATCGACATCGCACCGTTGTTGTTCGGCCAGCAGGGCGCCAAGGGGCGCGACGTTTTCTGGTACTACTCGGGCGACGAGCCGCACGCCGTGCGGCAGGGCGACTGGAAGCCGCACTTGCCGCACGAGTATCTGACCGTGGCGGGCGAGCCGGGCAAAGGCGGCAAATCGTCGAACTACGGCCAGCTCAAGCCGCAGTCGATCGAGCTGTCGGGCATTCGCGGCATCGCCAGCCGGCACGGCTACCGCGTCGAAAAAATCGGCCTCTCGCTCTACAACCTGCACGACGATCCGCGCGAAGCCAGGAACGTGGCCGAGCAACATCGCAACGTCGTCGAGAGGTTGCAAGCGGTCGTCGCAGCGGCCCGCGCCGACCAGGCGATTCGCTCACCGGCGTGCCGGCCAAGAACGTCCGGCCGCATGGCGATGCCCGCCCGAATTGACGTACCGACCAGCCGGGCCGACAATGTAGTTGTACTCGCTCGAAATCGCGACTGGACTGGATCACAAAACGGGGTGCGCGAATCTGACGTCGTTTTGGAACGCACGTGA
- a CDS encoding glycosyltransferase, translated as MTILAAADHELTVLVPSYEEECRLPGTLAGLRGFLDAWGLDYRVVVVDDGSRDGTAAVSEQFGRRFSTLRLERHAGKGAAVRQGMLAATGQIVAFTDADLPYDLSALQTACHWIRRGDCQVVFGARDLAGATCHVRRKVSRIVASAAFRQLVRLAISKQVSDTQCGLKIFARPAAVDIFSRTTLDGFAFDAEVVLLCHRLGLPFRRVAVRLINEYSSTLSVSRHGWRMLRDVAWLAARDRISGKSVPPVRVPVVPRESRKAA; from the coding sequence ATGACTATTTTGGCGGCCGCCGATCACGAATTGACGGTGCTTGTGCCTTCCTACGAGGAAGAATGCCGCTTGCCCGGCACCCTGGCGGGGCTGCGCGGATTCCTCGACGCTTGGGGCCTCGACTATCGTGTGGTCGTCGTCGACGACGGCAGCCGCGATGGGACGGCGGCCGTGAGCGAGCAATTCGGCCGGCGCTTTTCGACCCTGCGGCTGGAGCGGCACGCCGGCAAGGGAGCCGCCGTGCGGCAAGGCATGCTGGCCGCCACCGGGCAAATCGTGGCCTTCACCGATGCCGACCTGCCCTACGATCTCAGCGCCTTGCAAACGGCATGTCATTGGATCCGGCGGGGCGACTGCCAGGTGGTGTTTGGCGCCCGCGACCTGGCCGGGGCGACCTGCCATGTGCGGCGCAAGGTCTCGCGGATTGTGGCCAGCGCGGCGTTCCGGCAGCTTGTGCGGCTGGCGATTTCCAAGCAAGTCAGCGATACGCAGTGCGGCCTCAAGATCTTCGCGCGGCCGGCGGCGGTTGACATCTTTTCGCGGACCACGCTGGACGGCTTTGCCTTTGACGCCGAGGTGGTACTCTTGTGCCACCGGCTTGGCCTGCCGTTCCGCCGCGTCGCCGTGCGGCTGATCAACGAATACTCGTCCACGCTCTCGGTTTCGCGGCACGGCTGGCGCATGCTGCGCGACGTGGCCTGGCTGGCGGCCCGCGATCGCATATCGGGCAAGAGCGTTCCGCCGGTCCGCGTCCCGGTTGTGCCTCGCGAGTCCCGCAAAGCCGCCTGA
- a CDS encoding Dna2/Cas4 domain-containing protein, translating to MSRCPSHGGRSIGSNTSKGRPHRVSFAGEPDDGASPVEPWPTDRAQVGLQAILLEEAGYTVPEATLYYAAEKRRLVVPVDDLLRADALAILAAAKACAAGPRSLPLVNDPRCPRCSLQPICLPDEVNQQRAAESGELRPRKIWPPRDDGIHIVAQQDGTTAPRN from the coding sequence ATGTCCCGGTGTCCATCCCATGGAGGGCGATCCATCGGGAGCAACACCAGCAAGGGTCGACCGCATCGCGTCAGTTTCGCCGGTGAGCCCGACGACGGCGCTTCACCGGTCGAGCCGTGGCCCACCGACCGCGCACAGGTCGGCTTGCAAGCGATTCTGTTGGAGGAAGCGGGCTACACCGTGCCCGAAGCCACGCTCTATTACGCGGCCGAGAAACGTCGCTTAGTCGTACCGGTCGACGATCTGCTGCGAGCGGATGCGCTGGCGATTCTGGCAGCCGCGAAGGCCTGCGCCGCCGGCCCGCGTTCCTTGCCGCTGGTGAACGACCCGCGCTGCCCGCGCTGCTCGTTGCAGCCGATCTGCCTGCCCGACGAAGTCAACCAGCAACGGGCGGCGGAGAGCGGCGAACTGCGGCCGCGCAAAATCTGGCCGCCGCGCGACGACGGAATCCACATCGTCGCCCAGCAAGACGGCACGACAGCGCCGAGAAACTAG
- a CDS encoding GNAT family protein, with protein MGRRFADEHQQNPVANEMAAFPPREREAFMAHWKKILADHNAIKRTILLGPEIAGNVVCWEQSGERLVGYWLGRRFWGQGIASRAMSGFVSAIPARPLHAHVAKTNVASIRVLEKCGFQVTGESRAAAATGGGVVDELIYSLFESAG; from the coding sequence ATGGGCCGCCGTTTCGCCGACGAGCATCAGCAAAATCCCGTGGCCAACGAGATGGCCGCCTTTCCGCCGCGGGAGCGAGAAGCCTTCATGGCTCACTGGAAAAAGATTCTTGCCGACCACAACGCCATCAAGCGCACGATTCTGCTTGGACCGGAGATCGCCGGAAACGTGGTTTGCTGGGAGCAGTCGGGCGAACGGCTCGTTGGGTACTGGCTGGGCAGGCGCTTTTGGGGCCAAGGCATCGCCTCTCGAGCCATGTCCGGATTCGTCTCGGCGATTCCGGCACGGCCGCTCCATGCTCACGTCGCCAAGACCAATGTGGCCTCCATCCGCGTCCTGGAGAAATGCGGCTTCCAAGTTACCGGCGAAAGCCGCGCGGCGGCCGCAACCGGCGGCGGAGTCGTCGACGAGCTTATCTATTCGCTCTTCGAGTCGGCTGGA
- a CDS encoding DUF433 domain-containing protein has translation MSTERIEMNPRVMLGKPVIRGTRIPVEIVLRKLSEGATEAELLDAYPRLTREDIQAALAYAADTVAHEETVLAGPAASAT, from the coding sequence ATGTCAACCGAACGTATTGAGATGAACCCTCGTGTGATGCTTGGCAAGCCCGTGATTCGCGGCACACGGATCCCCGTAGAAATCGTCTTGCGGAAACTGAGCGAAGGAGCGACGGAAGCCGAGTTGCTCGATGCTTATCCGCGATTGACCCGAGAAGACATCCAGGCGGCCCTGGCGTATGCGGCCGACACGGTCGCACATGAAGAGACCGTGCTCGCGGGCCCCGCAGCAAGCGCGACGTAG
- a CDS encoding glycosyltransferase 87 family protein: MASVAERWQRSRSKIDWPAAARNTWLCLIVGLVIHAFCLPYNHSVYDVYLGAARGWLAGEDMYVPAREYYRYSPMFAVALTPLALLPDGVSSAVWKLLNCGLFVWGLYAWGRRLSPRRLSRNEMAAELLLVIPLALHSLYNSQANLMMLGSLLLGLSAAGEGKWNRAACWLAWATLIKGYPLALAMVLSVLFPWQFAGRFIAALAAGLALPFAAHRPSLVLMQYQSWWHHLRDSTELMRERLRSIDQLFVVLGQPMSQRTFAMLGVLAGAAVMVICLAIARRSPDRREAIFRASLWFLVWVVLFGPATEACTYVAASPVVAWALVEAWHRRSAWPVRGLLVAGLLMMGPMTTDLFGKHIRNFSNEHGSQPLGGLLLLAWLILEWRGRAGQAFSGVAIDTSGCEAKRAA, encoded by the coding sequence ATGGCATCCGTGGCAGAGCGTTGGCAACGCAGTCGATCGAAGATCGATTGGCCGGCGGCCGCGCGAAACACCTGGCTGTGCCTGATAGTCGGCTTGGTGATCCATGCTTTCTGCTTGCCCTACAACCATAGCGTGTACGACGTGTACCTCGGCGCCGCGCGTGGTTGGCTGGCCGGCGAAGACATGTATGTTCCGGCACGGGAATACTATCGCTACAGTCCGATGTTTGCCGTGGCCCTGACGCCGCTGGCCCTGCTGCCCGACGGCGTCAGTTCGGCCGTGTGGAAGTTGCTGAACTGCGGCCTCTTCGTCTGGGGGCTTTACGCCTGGGGACGGCGCCTCTCTCCGCGGCGGCTATCGCGAAACGAAATGGCCGCCGAGCTTCTGCTGGTCATCCCCCTGGCGCTGCACAGTCTTTATAACAGCCAGGCGAACTTGATGATGCTCGGCTCGCTGCTGCTGGGGCTGTCGGCGGCGGGCGAAGGCAAATGGAACCGCGCGGCCTGCTGGCTTGCTTGGGCGACGCTGATCAAGGGCTATCCGCTGGCGCTGGCAATGGTGCTGAGCGTGCTTTTTCCCTGGCAGTTTGCGGGCCGGTTTATCGCCGCGCTGGCGGCCGGACTCGCGCTGCCGTTCGCCGCGCATCGGCCGTCGCTGGTGCTCATGCAATACCAGAGCTGGTGGCACCATCTGCGCGACAGCACCGAGCTGATGCGCGAGCGGCTGCGTTCCATCGACCAGTTGTTCGTGGTGCTGGGCCAGCCGATGTCGCAACGAACGTTCGCCATGCTGGGCGTGCTGGCCGGAGCCGCGGTGATGGTCATCTGCCTGGCGATCGCGCGTCGCTCGCCCGACCGCCGCGAGGCGATCTTCCGGGCGTCGCTTTGGTTTCTGGTGTGGGTGGTGCTGTTCGGGCCCGCCACCGAAGCGTGTACCTATGTGGCGGCATCCCCGGTCGTGGCCTGGGCGCTGGTCGAGGCCTGGCACCGGCGGTCGGCCTGGCCCGTCCGCGGCCTGCTCGTGGCCGGCTTGCTGATGATGGGGCCGATGACCACCGACCTGTTCGGCAAGCACATTCGCAATTTTTCGAACGAGCACGGCAGCCAGCCGTTGGGCGGATTGCTGCTGTTGGCCTGGCTGATTCTGGAATGGCGCGGACGCGCCGGACAGGCGTTCTCGGGGGTTGCAATCGATACGAGCGGCTGTGAAGCAAAGAGGGCGGCATGA
- a CDS encoding ChbG/HpnK family deacetylase, whose product MSDSSAVRWLVLHADDFGMNAAVTHGIVDGFSAGLLTSTSLLTNAPAAGLAVARWRQLEERRSAGALPSMPRRSRVGDGEAPFDLGVHLNLTQGRPLIGPRYRDELLDEEGRFLPPGGLFRRLLLGAGRWRAAIEQELSAQIEWLLDHCLTPTHLNGHQYIEMMPVIAQIVPQLARRFSISYVRAAREPGHWRTSLWPGMRVAQCGVSLVKQFYAGRSQSRLRSAGLDAADAYFGTSHAGRIDLALLGRFLQLSARRHRIEVALHPGREMADSSADHARADGWADPLARRRPAELSLLCSSDLAELLIAGDFRLGRLNVRARRAAAA is encoded by the coding sequence ATGAGCGATTCGTCCGCGGTGCGATGGCTGGTTTTGCACGCCGACGATTTCGGTATGAATGCGGCGGTGACGCACGGCATCGTGGATGGCTTTTCCGCGGGCTTGCTCACCAGCACGTCGCTGCTGACGAACGCGCCCGCCGCCGGGCTGGCGGTCGCTCGCTGGCGGCAGCTTGAAGAGCGGCGGTCCGCCGGCGCGTTACCGTCGATGCCTCGCCGCAGCCGGGTGGGCGACGGAGAGGCACCGTTCGACCTGGGCGTACACCTGAACTTGACTCAGGGGCGCCCGCTGATCGGTCCGCGCTATCGCGATGAACTCTTGGATGAGGAGGGACGCTTCCTGCCGCCGGGCGGGCTGTTCAGGCGGTTGCTGCTGGGCGCTGGGCGGTGGCGGGCCGCGATCGAGCAAGAGTTGTCGGCGCAGATCGAATGGCTGCTCGACCATTGCCTGACGCCCACGCACCTCAACGGCCATCAATATATTGAAATGATGCCGGTGATCGCCCAGATCGTGCCTCAACTGGCACGCCGTTTCTCGATTTCTTACGTGCGCGCGGCCCGCGAGCCGGGGCACTGGCGCACCAGCTTGTGGCCCGGAATGCGGGTGGCCCAATGCGGCGTCTCGCTCGTCAAGCAATTCTACGCCGGCCGATCGCAAAGCCGGCTTAGGTCGGCCGGCCTGGACGCGGCCGACGCCTATTTCGGCACCTCGCATGCGGGGCGGATCGACCTGGCTTTATTGGGCCGTTTTTTGCAGTTGTCGGCAAGGCGGCACCGGATTGAGGTGGCGTTGCACCCCGGACGCGAAATGGCCGACTCGTCCGCAGATCACGCCCGCGCGGACGGTTGGGCCGACCCCTTGGCTCGACGGCGTCCGGCCGAGTTGAGTCTGCTCTGTTCGAGTGATCTTGCCGAGTTGTTGATTGCTGGCGACTTCCGGCTTGGACGGCTGAATGTACGGGCCCGCCGTGCCGCGGCCGCGTAG